The Aminipila terrae nucleotide sequence ACAGCTACAGACTTTGACAGGACTTGCCGGTAATTGTCATCACCAACGGGAACATTCAAAGTTGCAATTACTTTCCAGCCTTTCTTCAGGGGCAGCAGGCTTGAATTAAATTCACATCTTACTGTCTGTCCATTTTTCATGTATCCCCCAAAAAGTCTTTTATTGGCCGTACTGTCTGGGTCAAAGGCAACATTTCCAGGATATGCAAAAACAGTCATATAGACTTCCTTGATAGACTGATCCAGGGTAGCTGAGACGGATACTTCTTTGTCTGCTTCTGTAAAACTCCCTTCTTTTTCTAGAGCTACGAAACAATTGTTTAATATATCCCACAGTTTTCCGTTATCATCTGCTGCATACGAAAAAGCAGGAGTAGCTATTAATCCAGGGACCATGGCCATCATCACCATAAAACCAATTGCCCTACTTTTTATTTTTCTCATCTAAAACTTTTTCCTCCTCTTTTATTATTTACTCTGTGTTAGTTATCATAAGCTAACTTCAAATCATAAAATATGGTTAGCATTTGCTAACCTTTGAATAAAAAGAAAGGGAATTAAAACTCCCTCTTATCAAGTTAGTCGATGCTAACCAACGTAAAAAATAATATCATACCTTGTTGCATTTGTCAACGCGTTAAAATTATATAATTTTGCATATCCAGACATTCCTATCCGAAAAAACGTTTAATCTCGATTTCTGCGTTCTCCGGAGAGTCAGAGCCATGTATGACATTTTCTGTAGTTGAGCTGGCATAATCCCCCCGGATTGTGCCTGGCATGGCATTCTCAAATTTTGTGGCTCCCATAAGCATACGAATCCCCTGCACTGCATTTTCTCCTTCTACTACCATTGCCCACACAGGTCCGGACATCATATAGCTCTCCATCTTAGGATAAAAGGGCTGGTCAACAACATGTGCATAGTGTTCCCTTAATATCTCTTTATCCAGGTTCATCACCTTTAAATCTTTAATCTGGTAGCCTTTTGCCTCTATTCTATGGATGATGCGACCTGCCAGCTTCCTGGCGATTGCATCTGGCTTTAGCATTACATAAGTTCTTTCCATTGCCATCCTCCTGTTTATTTTTCTTCTTTTACCGCTAATCTGTTAATCTGAGTGGCTATATATCCTGCCCCATATCCATTGTCAATGTTTACTACTGCTATTCCATTGGCACAGGAATTAATCATGGTTAAAAGGGCAGACAGGCCATGCATACTGGCTCCATACCCTACTGATGTAGGCACTGCAATAACAGGCTTATCCACCAGTCCGCCCATGACACTGGCCAGAGCTCCTTCCATTCCTGCAACTGTAATAACACAGTTAGCACTTTGCACCACATCTAGTTTTGAAAAAAGTCTATGGATACCACTCACACCCACATCATATATTCTTTCTACAAAGGAGCCAAAATACTCCGCCGTCTGCGCAGCTTCTTCTGCTACTGGAATATCTGCAGTCCCCGCTGTGCAAACTGCAATTTTCCCTTGCTTTTTCTTATCAGTTTTCTCTATCTTTATAATCCGTGAAATTTCATCATACTGGGTTTCCGGATATACTTCCCTGATTAATTCATACTGGGACTTTGACGCTCTGGTTCCAAAAACCTCCCCATCCTCTTCATATAATTTCCCAAATATCTGCAGTAAATGATTGTCTGACTTTCCACTGCAGAAAATCACTTCAGCAAAACCAGACCTTGTCTTTCTGTGTGTATCTAATTTTGCATATCCCATATCTTCAAATGGCTTTCTCCGAAAATAATGTTCTGCTTCTTCCACAGAAATATCACCATTTTTTAACTTTACCAATATATCACGCGTTTCCATTAGTGCCTCCGTTTCAGCATTTTTATCTTAAATAAACCTCTGGTCTGAAATTCATCTGTACTCTCACATCTTCCTGGATTATCCGTGGTAGTATCCTGTTCTTGAATTCACTACCACATAAGGTATCTCTGAACCGTCTTTTTCAATATATACCTGGTATAAGTCATCCTGTAAGAGCTCTATTTTGCTCACTTTTTCATCATAGTCCTTAGCAATATCACTTTTCACCATTTCCTGCCAGTTATCAGGGGTAGGCGCGTTCTGTGTTAAATACGCTGCAAAACTTTTGATATCATCCTTTTTACCCCCGTCAGCTATGTATTTTTTGTATATGGCATCAATATCAACCTGATTCAGAAAGGTTTCACTCCATTGTAATTGCCTTGCTTCAGGTATATCCTCCTGCCCTTTCAAAATATATTCTTTGGTCTGTTGTGCAATATTACTTTCAGCCTTATCGGCAACGGTAGCTTTTGTTGTATCATCTGTTAACTGTTCTGATTCCTTGTCAGCTCCGTTATTTGAACAGGCTGCAAACAGCAAACAAGTAAGGACAAGAATTAAGAACAGCTTTAAATGTTTTATCATATTAATATTCCTTTCATCTTTATTAGAATATATATTTACTAAATTTGAAAATTAAAACTACCAATTATAAAATAAAGAATGATGCAGCTAATATGATATATGCCGCAATTAACTGCACTCCTTCAAGCCAG carries:
- the ndk gene encoding nucleoside-diphosphate kinase — encoded protein: MERTYVMLKPDAIARKLAGRIIHRIEAKGYQIKDLKVMNLDKEILREHYAHVVDQPFYPKMESYMMSGPVWAMVVEGENAVQGIRMLMGATKFENAMPGTIRGDYASSTTENVIHGSDSPENAEIEIKRFFG
- the larB gene encoding nickel pincer cofactor biosynthesis protein LarB, which encodes METRDILVKLKNGDISVEEAEHYFRRKPFEDMGYAKLDTHRKTRSGFAEVIFCSGKSDNHLLQIFGKLYEEDGEVFGTRASKSQYELIREVYPETQYDEISRIIKIEKTDKKKQGKIAVCTAGTADIPVAEEAAQTAEYFGSFVERIYDVGVSGIHRLFSKLDVVQSANCVITVAGMEGALASVMGGLVDKPVIAVPTSVGYGASMHGLSALLTMINSCANGIAVVNIDNGYGAGYIATQINRLAVKEEK